Genomic window (Vitis riparia cultivar Riparia Gloire de Montpellier isolate 1030 chromosome 4, EGFV_Vit.rip_1.0, whole genome shotgun sequence):
TTGTGACTGTGTGGACCCAGCTCATGcattttccactcgatggcgagctcgattttaatttgaaaaatgattttttattgattaagaaaatgactttgagtcgccacttatttttgttttatttttgaaagggtaaacaaaataagaaagaaaaccctaagtgcgactccttattttggaaaaggtgatctacaaAAAATCGGATCGgactcgggggtcaggttacttattgggaaggtacggtaaagaccatagcacccctctaagttcCTAAAGTCGggtttctactaataaaatgaagctgacatgacaattgatgagtaaatcaatgaatatcctgaatgatcatgcacatataagaatcgagacatgcatagacaacgattagagggaaaatgggtatatacctgggcaacgagccaccatgcgctatcaatagagagggttagtgcacaatttaggaataatcgcatgcatgtcagagagtagggtaaatcaatcatgtatgataatcaaatcaaacaatcaatcaatcaatcaatcaatcaatcataaagtcacccatgtAAGGCCCCCACCAcaacccgtttattttgcatgaattaatatcacagattctattattctggaattatgaaaaattcattcatgcttattgaaATCAAGAGGAACAGAAGATGGttcaaaaaatggaattaaaaccaATGGAGAGGaaatcggatttttgaaatttatttgaaaaattggagtctcgaaggttacttaaaatttggagttttagagttatTTGAAGATTAGACTTTCAGAAATtaaatgtgagaatgagaatttttgaaattaaatttgaacgagATTGGAAACTCGAAAATGATTTGGGAATTCGGGATTTCAAATGAGGAGATAAGTGGACGAGTAGATAAGTAAAGGAATGAGATAATACCGATGGTGAAATAATAaggattaggtaaataattgtgaaatatggaattttagagattgaagATGCGAATTCAGagattgaaaacttaagaatttatttagagatgagatctttggtatatgaataactgaatGAATAAGTGGATGGGATAGCATTAACAATGCGAATAATCATCAAACACGGTATACGGACGGTGGAGCTTTTTGAGATgggaaattagatttggaagtcgggttctgaagaattaaactttaaCGGTTagaataaataggtaaatatggaataataatgctacttaatggaaaacaaaattttaaacgaaaaaaaaatgaatagtggaatttttaagattgaaaattaaattaggacgttgggtttttgaagaattggactttaaataaatagataagtgGGGGatgataattctaattgatgaaaataagatttagatgaatagtagaatttttaggattgaaaaattaaattaagacatgatatttttgaaggattgggcTTTAgataactagataaatatgtgataataactctaattgatgaaaataaaatttaaatgaattgtagaaagattaaattaagacatgagatttttgaaggattagactagataaatatgggataatgactctatttgatgaaaaataagatttaaatgaattattgaaaaattaaattactaaataaatatgggataatgatttaattgatgaaaataagatttaaacgaatatttgaagaattaaattaagacagggATTTTTGaagattagactttaaataactagataaatatgggataatgattctatttaatgaaaataagatttaaatgaatatttgaagaattaaattaaaacatgggatttttgaaggattagactagaTAGATAGATGATTAtggataataattataattgatgaaaataagatttaaacgaattattgaaaaattaaattaagacatgggatttttgaaagattagaccttaaataactagataactatgggataataattctaattgacgAAAATAGGATTTAAATGAATAACGGGATTTCTAGGATTGGAAATTAAATcaggacattggatttttgaagaattggattttaactattgggattttaaaaagaattaaatacataaacacggactaataataataatagcaagaATAATATCTAAACGGATGAAAGTAAATAGTcgaatatttgaaattgaaaattaatttaggaagtcggatttttgaagaataattttaaaagacatAAGTTGTGAAGATGGGACTTAAAATTTGGATGGTAGAAAATTCATTGTAGTcaacataaattaattatataaaaattttcatatatggtgATTAGACATAACTAAAGCAAAGaagatgaaatataaattattttgggttttaaaaacaatattccatcctaataatttatcttttagttgtgTTTAAGTTGAGTTAGCATaataggtaaaaataaaataagataaaaacaaaaatgaatgaatagaTTAATTAGTTACGAAGACTAGAGGTTTGAAAACTtatttagaattgaaaaaacCAAATGGGTATCTCAACATGGACTTGGGCCATGAGAGTGGCTAGCATAGGGAGCATGAGGCCATCCATCAATGCAaatgggcctgggctccaacttaagcccaaatCCAATGCCATCATGAGCAAGCCCAAAACCAAAGCCATCATAGGCAAGCCCAAAACCCATCTCCATCACAAACTTGGGCCTAGTTctccaactcaagcccaagtccaatgtcttcatgggcaagcccaaaaccaaaacaacatAGGTAAGCCCAAAACCTATCTCCATCACAAAATTGGGCCTAGTGCCCCGGcttaagcccaagcccaagaCTTCATCTTCTCTACAGCTTGCCTCTCCACCTGCGTATCATCCTCAGAGGGAGCTTCCACCACCGGCGGCACGATGGAAAGAGGAGTCGTGGCGGCGGTCCAGCCTTCTTTCGCATCATTGCCAACGATCACTCTAGACAATTCGCCAACCACGGCAACTTCATCCTCCTCGTCAACCTCGAACACAATAGGGTTCACACCCAAACCCAATAGCAGCCGCATCACCACATGGCACATGCAACACCCACGTCTCCCTAACACAATCACTGCATTCTCTGACACCATTTTCGTCATGCAAGTCACATCATTCATTCCCACTCCAGGGTTCATGGGGTCGTCACTCGTCTCAATTGTCGCGCTTGACAGTCCAGCGGAGCTTCCACCGTCGATGGTCGGAACCCATGTCCAGTACGGAAGTGCTTGGTGCATGGCAACAATACAGACAACAGAGagataacaaaaagaaagagatgaGAGAGAAAGCGGAGAGAGCGGGCTTGGTAGACAAAGAAAAATGGGTATGAATGGTATAGAGGATGTGGGCTTGTTAATGATTCCGATGCATGGAAGGCTTGACAGGTGTTGAATATAAGTGATTTTGGATATGAATGTGGTCATGCATGGCCAAGACACTAGCTGCATGtggtaaaaaaaatggaatggaGAAACTTGGGGTGAGATGAGCGGATGCATGGGAGGAGTGAGTGAGGACGTAGGCATGGTGGATACGTGATAGGCATGGGCGTAATGGAAATATGGGTATAGGCGTGAAAGATTTAATTGGTATGAGGTATGGTTTAGTGAGAGAAACGATGGTGAGAGGGTGTAGAAAGTGGCTGACAACGGTATGAGGGGGATGAGCAATGGCATTGACGTATTGAACCTCCCATTATAGCCACACATTGAAATCCAATCTCGTGCATGCATCTTGAACACAGTCAAAATACCTTCTATCACAGAACCATGAACTCCTCCAATCTCCTTGCCCCAATTAGTCTTGTCTTTATATCCACAGCTAATGACATGGTTTGTCTCTCTTAAAAGGGTTCCAAGTTTAGTTGACGGAAGAATGCCACCTCTATGGATAGATTTGAGTCACCAGTACAAAACAAGCTAGATGTCTCCTTTACAGATGAAATGAGCGGAGCATAGCCATGACCTTTCTAGTATTCGCAAACAGGGAGCATATCCCTTGCGTCCTCTTATCTTTCAAGCTGAGATGGAAAGTCTGATCCCCTCTATGGCTGAGCACCAATGACAAAGGGAGAACATAAAAAACATAGCACAAGCAATAGACACAAAATGACCTTTTACACGCATCATTTCATATAACGATCCATGGGCTCACATGCGGGAGGTGTGTCAAAATGTATTTCAAACAGGTTTCTAAGAGAAAACCAAATGGGCATGACCAACAActcacaaagaaaaaagaaaaaaacgtAGAACAGAGTCTAAAGGATAAGTTAGAAAATCAGATGCAGAATATGAGTGAGCAAACTTAGATACTGAAAAAAAGTAAGCATCTTAGCTGCTCGCCTCTAAAAACCGAGATAGCATCTCATGCTAGCTAGAAAGCATAATAGAATGTGATGAACACAAAAGATCCTCAGTTAGCAAGAAGAATACCTGTATCGCCCTCCTTCAAGATGTTTTCCAACgtgtttttctccttcctcccTCTTTCCCTCCCtgttttctccttttcctttttttttttccaaatctcaGTCTTCTTTCTTCCTTGGCAAGCCACCACCTGCCCTGTTGTTCCTCCCATCAGCAAGTATGGGCTCCTTAACAACCAGCATGGTCGCCCCTGCCTCTTCCAGTTGGTCCCATGCGTCGGGAAGGGGTCCCTCCtcttcacttaaaaaaaaaaaaaaaaagaaaatctcctTCTCTCCGGGTGGTCGCAAAAGCTAAGGAAAAActattctctttctctttttcctttttttttttttagttttgagggGTCTACAGACTGCATATCAAGTttgtatcattatttttttaatcaactttttttttcaatcctttTAAACAAGATCTTAAAATTTAATGTtaacaaactttatttttaattcatttaaaatcttGTTAAATAGTGGTGAGAGtgattctaaaaattgtttccagcatttctaatatttgaataataaaaattttcaag
Coding sequences:
- the LOC117913275 gene encoding monothiol glutaredoxin-S5-like, which translates into the protein MHQALPYWTWVPTIDGGSSAGLSSATIETSDDPMNPGVGMNDVTCMTKMVSENAVIVLGRRGCCMCHVVMRLLLGLGVNPIVFEVDEEDEVAVVGELSRVIVGNDAKEGWTAATTPLSIVPPVVEAPSEDDTQVERQAVEKMKSWAWA